One Bradyrhizobium sp. ISRA464 genomic window carries:
- the nodS gene encoding nodulation methyltransferase NodS: MGFLVTQGTMYHLLERELAADDPWRLDGNPFEHERHAQMLRMSLSRGAIANALEVGCAAGAFTEKLAPNCQRLTVVDVMPRAIARARQRMSKWSHITWVTASIQLFSPPEQFDLIVVAEVLYYLEDIPQMREAIAKLVKMLAPDGRLVFGSARDATCRRWGHAAGAETVIDIFKETLIEVERLHCQGDLIDEGCLLVQFRSPIQSSDQSNRRD; the protein is encoded by the coding sequence ATGGGGTTTCTCGTGACGCAGGGCACAATGTACCACTTGCTGGAGCGTGAGCTCGCGGCCGATGATCCGTGGCGGCTCGACGGTAATCCGTTCGAACACGAGCGTCACGCGCAAATGCTCCGGATGTCGCTTTCCAGAGGTGCAATTGCAAACGCACTCGAGGTCGGCTGTGCAGCCGGAGCGTTCACGGAAAAGCTGGCGCCCAATTGCCAGCGGCTCACAGTGGTCGACGTCATGCCGCGTGCGATCGCGCGTGCGCGTCAACGAATGAGCAAATGGTCGCACATCACGTGGGTCACCGCCAGCATCCAACTGTTTTCACCCCCGGAGCAGTTCGATCTGATCGTGGTGGCGGAGGTTCTGTATTACCTCGAAGACATACCCCAGATGCGCGAGGCCATCGCGAAGCTGGTGAAGATGCTGGCGCCGGATGGACGTCTGGTGTTTGGGTCCGCGCGTGATGCCACGTGCCGGCGCTGGGGGCACGCGGCCGGTGCCGAGACCGTCATTGACATTTTCAAGGAGACCTTGATCGAGGTCGAACGTCTGCACTGCCAGGGGGATCTGATCGACGAAGGCTGCCTGCTGGTCCAGTTCCGCAGTCCGATCCAATCTTCAGACCAATCGAATCGCCGCGACTAG
- the nodU gene encoding nodulation protein NodU, producing MRICGIKLTHDGAIAVVDDGRLVFCTEQEKRSNNPRYQLIDNLDAVVTALTEHGLDPRDIDQFVIDGWDGEVESKFQVLSGAVPITLKGGPYVERHGEGLLDSVDGFGLILANKVFPYKSYPHVTGHVASAYCTSPFAKAGRPAFCLVWDGCIFPRLYYVERRGARLIDCLLPMIGHAYAVAGHHFGPYKQANRSNWDLGVAGKLMAYIALGAVDETIVAVFQELYEKRFASDTDEARRYRADINNAESSLAALHDFFDACALRLGEKRPEDVLASFHEFLERLLVREIALVLLRHSSLPGARNLCVAGGCGLNIKWNSALRATGLFDDVWVPPFPNDSGSAIGAACAAMAAQNGYVPLEWSVYSGPALQAGEVAPEWEATPCSMQELAAILASNKPVIFLTGRAELGPRALGGRSILAAATSPEMKDHLNDIKRREHFRPVAPICLEDRAPEIFDPGTPDPYMLFDHQTRAEWRHKVPAIVHLDGSARLQTVPRTSQHKVAELLVEYERLTGLPLLCNTSANHHGRGFFPDAAAACQWGRVEHIWCDGLLWTKAVVRNPLSPEPLLSA from the coding sequence ATGCGTATCTGTGGTATCAAACTAACCCATGACGGGGCGATTGCTGTTGTCGACGACGGGCGGCTTGTCTTCTGCACCGAGCAGGAGAAGCGGAGCAACAATCCTCGCTACCAGCTCATCGACAACCTCGATGCAGTCGTGACTGCCCTCACCGAGCATGGTCTCGATCCGCGGGATATTGATCAGTTTGTCATCGACGGCTGGGACGGGGAAGTCGAGTCCAAATTCCAGGTTCTCAGCGGGGCGGTACCCATCACGCTCAAAGGGGGGCCCTATGTCGAGCGCCATGGCGAGGGACTGCTCGATTCGGTGGACGGCTTTGGCCTGATCCTGGCCAATAAGGTCTTTCCATATAAGAGCTATCCGCATGTCACGGGCCATGTCGCCTCCGCATACTGTACGAGCCCATTTGCCAAAGCCGGGCGACCCGCGTTCTGCCTGGTCTGGGACGGCTGCATCTTTCCGCGCCTTTACTATGTTGAACGCCGCGGCGCGCGCCTCATTGACTGCCTGCTTCCCATGATCGGTCACGCCTATGCTGTCGCAGGCCATCATTTCGGACCTTACAAGCAGGCGAACCGCAGCAATTGGGATTTAGGCGTCGCCGGCAAACTGATGGCTTACATCGCTCTCGGAGCCGTTGATGAAACCATCGTGGCGGTGTTTCAGGAGCTCTACGAAAAACGCTTTGCATCCGATACGGACGAAGCTCGTCGTTATCGTGCCGATATCAACAACGCGGAGTCCTCGCTTGCGGCTCTGCACGACTTCTTCGACGCATGTGCGCTGCGATTGGGCGAGAAGCGGCCGGAAGATGTACTTGCATCATTCCATGAGTTCCTCGAACGCCTGCTCGTGCGGGAAATTGCGCTTGTCTTGCTGCGGCACTCATCACTTCCGGGCGCACGAAATCTCTGCGTCGCCGGTGGATGCGGCCTCAATATCAAATGGAACAGTGCGCTACGCGCGACCGGTCTGTTCGATGATGTCTGGGTGCCGCCGTTTCCGAATGATAGCGGCTCGGCAATTGGGGCTGCTTGCGCTGCAATGGCGGCGCAGAATGGCTACGTTCCGCTCGAATGGTCAGTCTACAGTGGTCCGGCCCTGCAGGCCGGAGAGGTCGCCCCGGAATGGGAGGCCACGCCCTGCAGCATGCAGGAGCTTGCAGCCATTCTCGCCAGCAACAAGCCCGTGATCTTCCTTACCGGACGCGCCGAGCTCGGACCGCGGGCTTTGGGTGGCAGAAGCATCCTTGCAGCCGCAACGTCTCCCGAGATGAAGGATCACCTCAACGACATCAAGCGTCGCGAACACTTCCGACCGGTCGCCCCGATTTGCCTTGAGGACCGGGCACCGGAGATCTTCGATCCTGGAACGCCAGATCCGTACATGCTCTTCGATCATCAGACGCGAGCGGAATGGCGCCATAAGGTCCCCGCTATAGTCCATCTGGACGGATCTGCGCGATTGCAGACCGTTCCCAGGACATCGCAACACAAAGTCGCCGAGCTCCTTGTCGAGTACGAGCGCCTCACAGGCCTTCCTTTGCTTTGCAACACCAGCGCCAATCACCACGGACGCGGCTTTTTCCCAGACGCTGCCGCGGCCTGCCAATGGGGTCGCGTTGAACACATATGGTGCGACGGCCTGCTCTGGACCAAAGCGGTTGTCAGGAATCCGTTGTCGCCTGAACCGCTTCTTTCAGCCTAA
- the nodI gene encoding nodulation factor ABC transporter ATP-binding protein NodI produces MSSVAIDLAGVRKSFDDRIVVNDLSFSVARGECFGLLGPNGAGKSTIARMVMGMMAPDAGKITVLNEPVPARARVARLRIGVVPQFDNLELEFTVRENLLVFGRYFGMSSRQVEAAVPELLDFARLQSKADARVAQLSGGMKRRLTLARALINDPHLLVMDEPTTGLDPHARHLIWERLRVLVARGMTILLTTHFMEEAERLCDRLCVLENGVKLVEGKPRSLIDEQIGCDVIEIYGGDPHDLRALIEPYVRHVEASGETLFCYAADPGQVRSRLQGRAGLRLLQRPPNLEDVFLRLTGREMEK; encoded by the coding sequence ATGTCGAGCGTAGCAATCGACCTTGCCGGCGTTAGAAAGTCATTCGACGACAGGATCGTTGTCAACGATCTGTCGTTCAGCGTGGCACGAGGGGAATGCTTCGGTCTGCTCGGGCCGAACGGCGCCGGCAAGAGCACGATTGCGCGGATGGTCATGGGGATGATGGCGCCCGATGCGGGAAAGATTACAGTCCTCAACGAACCTGTGCCGGCCCGCGCTCGGGTGGCACGCCTGCGTATCGGCGTGGTGCCGCAGTTCGACAACCTTGAACTCGAGTTTACGGTACGAGAAAATCTGCTGGTCTTCGGTCGCTACTTCGGCATGAGTTCACGTCAGGTCGAGGCGGCCGTGCCGGAACTGCTCGATTTCGCCCGCCTCCAGAGCAAGGCCGACGCGCGCGTCGCCCAATTGTCGGGCGGGATGAAACGGCGGCTGACGCTGGCGCGTGCGCTGATCAACGATCCGCACCTGCTGGTCATGGATGAACCAACCACCGGTCTCGATCCGCACGCGCGCCATCTGATTTGGGAACGTCTTCGAGTGCTGGTGGCGCGCGGTATGACGATTCTCCTCACCACCCACTTCATGGAGGAAGCCGAGCGGTTATGCGATCGGCTGTGCGTGCTAGAAAATGGAGTCAAGCTCGTCGAGGGCAAACCCCGCTCGTTGATTGATGAGCAGATCGGGTGCGACGTGATCGAAATCTACGGCGGCGACCCACACGACCTGCGTGCGCTGATTGAACCGTATGTACGGCACGTCGAAGCGAGCGGCGAGACGCTGTTTTGCTATGCGGCAGATCCAGGCCAGGTTCGCAGCAGACTGCAAGGTCGGGCGGGGCTCCGCCTTCTGCAGCGCCCGCCAAATCTCGAGGACGTCTTCTTGCGATTGACTGGGCGCGAGATGGAGAAATGA
- the nodC gene encoding chitooligosaccharide synthase NodC, with protein sequence MDLLAATSTVAVSSYALLSTVYKSVQALYATPTEAPSPPPGLRQTAAGLPSVDVIVPCFNEDPQILSACLQSIANQDYAGKLQVFVVDDGSANRDAVGAVQRIYADDPRFSFILLRQNAGKRKAQIAAIRRSSGDLVLNVDSDTVIDADVITKLASKMSDPEIGASMGQLTASNRNDTWLTRLIDMEYWLACNEERAAQARFGAVMCCCGPCAMYRRSALVLLLDQYEAQFFRGKPSDFGEDRHLTILMLKAGFRTEYVPDAIAATVVPDRLAPYLRQQLRWARSTFRDTWLAMRLLPGLDSYLTLDVIGQNLGPLLLAVSFLTALAQIAVTGTMPWWTVLTIASMTMIRCSVAAFRARDIRFLGFSLHTPINILLLLPVKAYALCTLSNSDWLSRKVTSLPAGSEERLAVHQANTRRKAAAGAGTDDAVRRADLSRRPSGLVTSDNVCSGE encoded by the coding sequence ATGGATTTGCTCGCCGCAACCAGTACCGTCGCTGTCTCGTCTTATGCGCTGCTCTCGACCGTCTATAAGAGCGTGCAGGCGCTCTATGCTACGCCGACAGAGGCGCCATCTCCGCCGCCCGGACTGCGGCAAACGGCTGCCGGTCTGCCGAGTGTAGATGTCATCGTGCCCTGCTTCAACGAAGACCCGCAAATCCTGTCGGCGTGCCTGCAGTCCATTGCAAATCAGGATTATGCCGGCAAGCTCCAGGTCTTTGTCGTCGATGACGGTTCGGCAAACCGGGATGCGGTTGGGGCCGTCCAGAGGATCTACGCCGATGATCCGAGATTCAGCTTCATTCTGCTGCGCCAGAACGCCGGAAAGCGCAAAGCGCAGATCGCCGCCATACGCCGCTCATCCGGTGATCTGGTGCTCAACGTCGACTCGGACACTGTCATCGACGCCGACGTGATAACGAAACTCGCATCGAAGATGAGCGATCCTGAGATCGGTGCGTCCATGGGGCAGTTGACTGCCAGCAATCGGAATGACACCTGGCTGACCAGGCTGATTGACATGGAGTACTGGCTGGCCTGCAACGAAGAGCGGGCCGCACAGGCCCGCTTTGGCGCGGTTATGTGCTGCTGCGGCCCATGTGCGATGTATCGCAGGTCGGCGCTCGTTCTGCTGCTCGATCAGTACGAAGCGCAGTTCTTTCGCGGAAAGCCGAGTGATTTCGGTGAGGATCGCCATCTTACGATTCTCATGCTGAAGGCAGGGTTTCGAACCGAATATGTTCCTGACGCTATCGCCGCAACAGTGGTTCCGGACAGGCTTGCGCCGTATCTGCGCCAGCAACTGCGGTGGGCGCGGAGCACCTTCCGCGACACGTGGCTGGCGATGCGCCTGCTGCCCGGTCTCGATAGCTACCTGACGCTGGACGTGATCGGACAGAATCTCGGCCCCCTGCTTCTTGCTGTGTCGTTCCTGACCGCGCTCGCGCAGATCGCTGTCACGGGTACAATGCCATGGTGGACCGTGCTGACGATCGCATCGATGACCATGATTCGATGCAGCGTGGCAGCGTTTCGCGCTCGCGATATTCGATTTCTCGGCTTTTCGCTGCATACGCCGATCAATATCCTTCTCTTGCTTCCCGTGAAAGCGTACGCCCTGTGTACCTTGAGCAACAGCGATTGGCTGTCGCGTAAGGTCACCAGTCTACCGGCTGGCAGTGAAGAACGCCTCGCCGTTCATCAGGCCAACACTCGACGAAAAGCCGCAGCGGGCGCGGGCACTGACGACGCCGTTCGGCGGGCCGATCTTTCGCGCAGGCCGTCAGGCTTGGTGACGAGCGACAACGTTTGCAGCGGCGAGTGA